One Bacillus amyloliquefaciens DSM 7 = ATCC 23350 DNA window includes the following coding sequences:
- the hisA gene encoding 1-(5-phosphoribosyl)-5-[(5-phosphoribosylamino)methylideneamino]imidazole-4-carboxamide isomerase — MSAFTLYPAIDMRNGKCVRLIQGDYGKETIYGDSPLDMAAQFAKEGAEWIHLVDLDGAKAGKKVNDRHVLDIVQQLDVKVEIGGGIRSEADVYGYLSQGADRVILGSSAVSDPAFVKSMLKQYGGKIAIGLDARNGYVSTEGWLETSSVRAADLGRELAVEGAETFIFTDIATDGMLSGPNIESTVQLAKATGKTVIASGGVSSVADLKALARYKDAGVSGAIIGKALYTKQFTLAEALSGVRDA, encoded by the coding sequence ATGAGCGCTTTTACATTATATCCGGCAATCGATATGAGAAACGGCAAATGCGTCCGGCTCATCCAAGGTGATTACGGCAAGGAAACAATATACGGAGACTCGCCTTTAGACATGGCGGCGCAATTTGCAAAAGAAGGTGCGGAATGGATTCATCTTGTGGATCTTGACGGCGCGAAAGCAGGCAAGAAAGTAAATGACCGGCATGTTCTTGACATCGTGCAGCAGCTTGATGTCAAAGTCGAGATCGGCGGCGGCATCCGTTCTGAAGCAGACGTGTACGGTTACTTATCACAAGGCGCCGATCGTGTCATTCTCGGCAGTTCGGCCGTTTCTGATCCGGCGTTTGTGAAAAGCATGCTGAAACAATACGGCGGGAAAATCGCCATCGGTCTCGATGCGAGGAACGGGTATGTCTCGACGGAAGGCTGGCTGGAAACATCCTCCGTAAGAGCGGCCGATCTGGGCCGTGAATTGGCTGTGGAAGGAGCGGAAACCTTCATTTTCACGGATATTGCAACTGACGGCATGCTGTCAGGACCGAACATTGAAAGCACCGTCCAGCTCGCAAAAGCAACGGGAAAAACCGTCATCGCTTCAGGCGGGGTCAGCTCAGTCGCTGATCTAAAAGCGCTGGCCCGCTACAAAGACGCCGGTGTATCGGGAGCGATTATCGGAAAAGCGCTGTATACTAAACAATTTACATTGGCCGAAGCGCTCAGCGGGGTGAGGGACGCATGA
- the hisIE gene encoding bifunctional phosphoribosyl-AMP cyclohydrolase/phosphoribosyl-ATP diphosphatase HisIE, giving the protein MKRADELRFDEAGLIPAIVQDAASKEVLTLAYMNRESYEKTIETKETWFYSRSRQELWHKGATSGNTQKVKAIRYDCDQDALVVLAEPSGPACHKGSYSCFTPEKADVQDRFGILNELESVIAKRQTEMPDGAYTTYLFREGVDKILKKVGEEAAEVIIAAKNRDHEELKWEAADLLYHLLVLLREQSLPLDDVLAVLAKRHSSSE; this is encoded by the coding sequence ATGAAACGGGCAGATGAACTGCGGTTTGACGAGGCCGGACTGATTCCCGCCATCGTACAGGATGCGGCAAGCAAAGAAGTGCTGACACTGGCTTATATGAATCGTGAATCATATGAAAAAACGATAGAAACGAAAGAAACCTGGTTTTACAGCCGTTCACGGCAGGAGCTGTGGCATAAAGGAGCGACGTCGGGGAATACCCAAAAGGTAAAAGCTATCCGCTATGATTGTGATCAAGACGCCCTTGTCGTGCTGGCGGAGCCTTCAGGACCCGCATGCCACAAGGGAAGCTACAGCTGCTTTACTCCGGAAAAAGCGGACGTGCAGGATCGTTTCGGCATCTTAAATGAACTGGAAAGCGTAATCGCCAAACGGCAGACGGAGATGCCTGACGGGGCTTACACAACGTACCTGTTTCGGGAAGGTGTCGATAAAATCCTCAAAAAAGTCGGCGAAGAAGCCGCAGAGGTTATTATTGCCGCGAAAAACCGCGATCATGAAGAATTAAAATGGGAAGCGGCGGATTTGCTTTATCATTTGCTCGTTCTATTGCGAGAGCAGTCGCTTCCTCTGGACGACGTGCTTGCCGTCCTTGCGAAACGCCATTCGTCATCTGAGTAA
- the hisF gene encoding imidazole glycerol phosphate synthase subunit HisF codes for MITKRIIPCLDVKEGRVVKGIQFLGLKDAGDPVELAEAYDREGADELVFLDISASHEGRKTMTDVVEQVAAKLAIPFTVGGGINQLSDMKRMLRAGADKVSVNTAAVLRPELITEGADFFGSQCIVAAIDAKYDEDSGCYKVYTHGGRKKTEWEVTAWAKEAVSRGAGEILLTSMDADGEKTGFNHTLTKLVTRAVPVPVIASGGAGSARHMLEAFTIGEADAALAASIFHYKETSIKEVKDYMKKHGVNVR; via the coding sequence ATGATAACGAAACGAATCATTCCGTGTCTTGATGTGAAAGAAGGACGCGTGGTCAAAGGCATTCAATTTCTCGGGCTGAAAGATGCCGGCGATCCTGTCGAGCTGGCTGAAGCATATGACAGGGAGGGCGCTGACGAGCTCGTTTTTCTCGACATTTCCGCTTCTCATGAAGGCCGCAAGACGATGACAGACGTCGTTGAACAAGTTGCTGCAAAACTGGCAATTCCGTTTACGGTCGGCGGCGGAATCAATCAATTAAGCGATATGAAACGAATGCTTCGCGCCGGCGCTGATAAAGTATCCGTTAATACAGCGGCCGTCCTCCGGCCCGAGCTGATTACGGAAGGGGCGGACTTTTTCGGCTCGCAATGCATCGTAGCGGCGATCGACGCAAAGTATGACGAAGACTCGGGTTGCTATAAAGTGTACACACACGGCGGCAGAAAGAAAACCGAGTGGGAAGTCACAGCCTGGGCAAAAGAAGCCGTCAGCCGGGGTGCGGGTGAAATCTTGCTGACAAGCATGGACGCAGACGGAGAGAAAACGGGCTTTAACCATACGCTCACAAAGCTTGTTACACGTGCCGTCCCGGTGCCCGTCATTGCGTCAGGGGGAGCCGGCAGCGCGCGCCATATGCTTGAAGCGTTTACGATCGGTGAAGCGGACGCCGCGCTTGCAGCTTCAATATTTCATTACAAAGAAACATCGATAAAAGAAGTGAAAGATTATATGAAGAAACACGGGGTGAATGTGAGATGA
- the hisB gene encoding imidazoleglycerol-phosphate dehydratase HisB translates to MRKAERARKTNETDIKLAFGIDGEGRADISTDVPFMTHMLDLFTKHGQFNLTVDAKGDTEIDDHHTTEDIGICLGQALLEALGDKKGIKRYGSALVPMDEALAQVAVDLSNRPHLEMRAAFPQAKVGTFDTELVHEFLWKLALEARMNLHVIVHYGTNTHHMIEAVFKALGRALDEASSIDPRVKGVPSTKGML, encoded by the coding sequence ATGAGAAAAGCGGAACGCGCCAGAAAAACAAATGAGACGGATATTAAGCTGGCTTTCGGGATAGACGGAGAAGGAAGAGCAGATATCAGCACGGATGTGCCGTTTATGACCCATATGCTTGATTTGTTTACAAAGCACGGGCAATTCAATTTAACCGTTGATGCAAAAGGCGATACGGAAATAGATGATCACCACACGACTGAAGATATCGGCATCTGCTTAGGGCAGGCTCTTTTGGAAGCGCTTGGTGATAAAAAAGGCATCAAACGGTACGGATCAGCGCTTGTGCCGATGGACGAAGCGCTCGCCCAAGTTGCCGTAGACCTGAGCAACCGGCCGCACCTTGAGATGCGCGCTGCATTTCCGCAAGCGAAAGTCGGCACGTTTGATACCGAGCTTGTACATGAATTTTTATGGAAACTGGCGCTCGAAGCGAGAATGAATCTGCACGTGATCGTTCATTACGGTACGAATACCCACCATATGATAGAAGCCGTGTTTAAGGCGCTTGGCAGAGCGCTGGATGAAGCGTCATCCATTGATCCGCGGGTTAAGGGTGTACCATCAACGAAAGGAATGCTGTAA
- the hisH gene encoding imidazole glycerol phosphate synthase subunit HisH has translation MIGVIDYGMGNLFSVSKALERVGVPYLVSDRPEELEKADAFILPGVGSFSDAMDNLHSMKLDRFIHRMVEEGKLLLGICLGMQLIFEKSSENGTAKGLGLLAGKAVRLKDRDAEGNKLKVPHMGWNRLTFHQTSPLLSKAEEGFVYFVHSYYIDGMEDGDLLASAEYGVRVPAVVGKRNVFGTQFHPEKSGSAGMAILTQFTKMAAEQKVKK, from the coding sequence ATGATCGGTGTAATTGATTACGGAATGGGCAATTTATTCAGCGTGTCAAAGGCGCTGGAACGCGTCGGCGTCCCGTATCTCGTATCAGACCGGCCGGAAGAGCTGGAAAAAGCGGATGCTTTTATTCTTCCCGGTGTCGGATCGTTCAGTGACGCCATGGACAATTTACACAGCATGAAGCTTGATCGATTCATTCACCGCATGGTTGAGGAGGGGAAGCTGCTTCTCGGCATCTGCCTCGGCATGCAGCTTATTTTCGAAAAAAGCAGCGAAAACGGCACTGCAAAAGGACTTGGCTTATTAGCCGGAAAAGCAGTGAGACTAAAAGACAGGGACGCTGAAGGAAACAAGCTGAAGGTGCCGCATATGGGCTGGAATCGGCTGACGTTTCACCAAACGTCTCCTTTGCTTTCAAAAGCGGAAGAAGGCTTCGTTTACTTTGTCCATTCCTATTATATAGACGGGATGGAAGACGGAGATCTTCTGGCAAGTGCCGAGTACGGCGTTCGAGTACCCGCGGTCGTCGGGAAACGCAATGTCTTTGGGACGCAGTTTCACCCGGAAAAAAGCGGCTCGGCCGGAATGGCGATCCTAACACAATTTACAAAAATGGCAGCGGAACAGAAGGTGAAGAAATGA
- a CDS encoding response regulator transcription factor: MAVILVADDDRHIRELVRLMMEQSGFDVAEAEDGEAAVQLIESTHIDLIILDVMMPKMDGFEVSEAVRSFTDIPILMLTAKGETLDKVQGFTSGADDYLVKPFEPLELEARVKALLKRYRITAEKLLTIGTVTLDKQSRTVTRGGGSGMTLPRREFELLFKLAGYPNKTFSREHLIEDIWGFDYEGDERTVDVHIKRLRERFPEKDYPFAIHTVRGLGYRFVVTE, encoded by the coding sequence ATGGCTGTCATATTGGTTGCGGATGATGACCGCCATATCCGTGAGCTTGTCCGCCTTATGATGGAGCAGAGCGGATTTGACGTCGCAGAAGCGGAAGACGGGGAAGCGGCGGTGCAGCTGATAGAATCAACACATATTGATCTCATCATACTGGATGTGATGATGCCGAAAATGGACGGATTTGAAGTCAGTGAAGCCGTCCGCAGCTTTACGGATATTCCGATTTTGATGCTGACGGCAAAAGGCGAAACGCTGGATAAAGTGCAGGGTTTTACTTCCGGAGCGGACGATTATCTCGTCAAACCGTTTGAGCCGCTTGAGCTGGAAGCAAGGGTCAAAGCATTGCTGAAACGCTACCGGATCACCGCTGAAAAACTGCTGACCATCGGAACGGTCACATTAGATAAGCAATCCCGTACTGTAACGCGCGGCGGCGGTTCGGGAATGACGCTGCCCCGGCGTGAATTTGAGCTTTTATTTAAGCTCGCCGGTTATCCGAATAAGACGTTTTCAAGAGAGCATTTAATAGAAGATATTTGGGGCTTTGATTATGAAGGTGACGAGCGGACGGTTGACGTTCATATTAAAAGGCTGAGAGAACGGTTTCCTGAAAAGGACTATCCGTTTGCCATTCATACGGTGCGGGGTCTCGGCTACCGGTTTGTGGTGACAGAATGA
- a CDS encoding ABC transporter ATP-binding protein, translating into MPNKQPKPKGKFSSFFSLVKKTKPSYGMLAFALSLSIVTTLVSLLIPLLTKQLVDGFSMSSLSGMQIGIIAAVFIVQAALSAYATYALNYSGQKIISGLGDMLWQKLIKLPVSYFDKNATGETISRVTNDTMVVKELITNNISGFITGIISVIGSLTILFIMNWKLTLLVLIVVPLAAVILVPIGRKMFKISRETQDETARFTGLLNHILPEIRLVKASNAEEAEYGRGKAGIMALFKLGLREAKVQSLVGPLITLVLMAALVAVIGYGGMQVSSGELTAGALVAFILYLFQIIMPMGQITSFFTQLQKSVGATERMIHILAEKEEDIQTGKAIENADQPIKLEQVSFGYKTDQTILKDITATIEAGKVTAIVGPSGGGKTTLFKLLERFYNPTAGSILLGNEPIDTYSLESWREHIGYVSQESPLMSGTIRDNICYGLKREVTDEELRKAADMAYALQFIEDLPKKFETEVGERGIMLSGGQRQRIAIARALLRNPSILMLDEATSSLDSQSEKWVQQALEVLMEGRTTIVIAHRLSTVVDADQLLFVEQGEITGRGTHHELMASHSLYRDFAEQQLKLNADLENKAV; encoded by the coding sequence ATGCCGAATAAACAACCGAAACCAAAAGGGAAATTCAGTTCATTCTTTTCATTAGTCAAAAAAACAAAACCATCATACGGAATGCTGGCCTTCGCGCTGTCTCTCAGTATTGTGACAACGCTCGTCAGCCTGCTGATTCCGCTATTGACAAAGCAGCTCGTTGACGGTTTTTCCATGTCGTCGCTGTCAGGCATGCAAATCGGGATCATCGCAGCCGTATTTATCGTACAGGCCGCATTAAGCGCCTACGCCACATACGCCTTGAACTACAGCGGCCAGAAAATCATCTCGGGGCTGGGTGATATGTTATGGCAGAAATTAATTAAACTGCCCGTCTCTTATTTTGACAAAAACGCCACGGGCGAAACGATCAGCCGTGTCACCAATGACACGATGGTGGTAAAAGAGCTGATCACAAACAATATCAGCGGATTTATTACCGGAATCATTTCCGTTATCGGATCACTGACGATCTTATTTATCATGAACTGGAAGCTGACATTGCTCGTGCTGATCGTCGTGCCGCTGGCTGCGGTTATTTTAGTGCCGATCGGCCGGAAAATGTTTAAAATATCTCGGGAAACACAGGATGAAACAGCGAGATTCACCGGATTGTTGAACCACATCCTCCCGGAAATCAGGCTTGTGAAAGCGTCAAACGCTGAAGAAGCGGAATACGGCCGCGGAAAAGCGGGCATCATGGCGCTCTTTAAACTCGGTCTGCGTGAAGCGAAGGTGCAGTCACTTGTAGGCCCGCTTATCACACTCGTATTAATGGCGGCGCTGGTCGCTGTCATCGGGTACGGCGGAATGCAGGTATCATCAGGTGAACTGACAGCCGGCGCACTCGTTGCCTTTATCCTGTATTTGTTTCAGATCATTATGCCGATGGGCCAGATTACTTCATTTTTCACACAGCTTCAAAAATCCGTCGGCGCAACAGAACGGATGATTCATATTCTTGCAGAAAAAGAAGAAGACATCCAGACCGGGAAAGCGATTGAAAACGCGGATCAGCCGATTAAGCTTGAACAAGTCTCATTCGGCTACAAAACAGATCAAACCATCTTAAAAGACATTACGGCAACGATTGAGGCCGGCAAAGTCACTGCGATTGTCGGACCGAGCGGCGGCGGAAAAACAACGTTATTTAAACTGCTTGAACGATTCTACAATCCGACGGCCGGCAGTATCCTGCTCGGGAATGAACCGATTGATACGTATTCCCTTGAATCATGGCGGGAGCATATCGGCTACGTGTCTCAAGAAAGTCCGTTAATGTCAGGCACCATCCGCGACAATATCTGCTACGGATTAAAACGCGAGGTGACCGATGAGGAACTGAGAAAAGCGGCCGACATGGCCTACGCCCTGCAATTTATTGAAGATTTACCGAAGAAATTTGAAACCGAGGTCGGTGAACGGGGGATTATGCTGTCAGGCGGACAGCGCCAGCGCATCGCCATTGCCAGAGCGCTTCTCCGCAATCCGAGCATTCTTATGCTTGATGAAGCGACATCAAGTCTGGACAGCCAATCTGAAAAATGGGTGCAACAGGCGCTGGAAGTCTTGATGGAAGGCCGCACCACCATCGTGATCGCCCACCGCTTATCCACGGTTGTGGATGCAGATCAGCTTCTCTTTGTCGAACAGGGTGAAATCACCGGACGGGGCACACACCATGAATTAATGGCATCCCATTCGCTGTACCGTGATTTTGCGGAGCAGCAGCTGAAGCTGAATGCCGACTTAGAAAACAAAGCTGTGTAA
- a CDS encoding NlpC/P60 family protein, giving the protein MKKSLLTLGLASVIGTSSFLIPFTKTASAETLDSKKAKIESKQSEVASSLEAKEKELSKLQDKQAKIEKELKDINAKALDTSNKIEDKKAENEKTKKQIADLKKEIKETEARIEKRNEILKKRVRSLQENGGSQGYIDVLLGATSFGDFISRATAVSSIVDADKDLIKQQEQDKAKLEDAEAELNVKLKKVQDDLAKLESMQKDLNKQLDQKDKLFDEAKNGQKKAASAISDLKKEASQLANEKADTEKEQKRIKEEQAAAAALIKKQEEAQKASEDQNQKDDSQPAPAVKTVKKAAVSTETSDSSDSSSKPSNSGGSSHNSGGSDDSDGGSVISNSGGIEGAISVGSSLVGQSPYKFGGGRTQSDINNRIFDCSSFVRWAYANAGVNLGPVSGTSTDTLIGRGEAVSASDMKRGDLVFFDTYKTNGHVGIYLGNGTFLNDNTSHGVSIDSMSNPYWKKVFNGNVRRVVQ; this is encoded by the coding sequence GTGAAAAAGAGTTTATTAACACTTGGTTTGGCTTCCGTCATCGGGACAAGCAGTTTTTTGATCCCGTTTACAAAAACTGCATCGGCGGAAACATTAGACAGCAAAAAAGCAAAAATCGAAAGCAAGCAATCTGAGGTGGCTTCAAGCCTCGAAGCGAAAGAAAAGGAATTATCTAAGCTTCAGGACAAGCAGGCTAAGATTGAAAAAGAACTGAAAGACATTAACGCCAAAGCGTTGGATACAAGTAATAAAATCGAAGATAAAAAAGCTGAAAACGAAAAAACGAAAAAGCAAATCGCTGATTTGAAAAAAGAAATCAAAGAAACAGAAGCGCGCATTGAAAAACGCAATGAAATCCTGAAAAAACGCGTTCGTTCTTTACAGGAAAACGGCGGTTCTCAAGGATACATTGACGTTCTTTTAGGAGCGACAAGCTTCGGAGATTTCATTTCCCGTGCGACTGCGGTATCTTCTATCGTTGATGCGGATAAAGACCTGATCAAACAGCAGGAGCAGGATAAAGCGAAACTCGAAGATGCTGAAGCTGAACTTAACGTGAAGCTTAAAAAAGTCCAAGATGATCTTGCGAAGTTAGAGTCTATGCAAAAAGACCTGAACAAACAGCTTGATCAGAAAGACAAGCTTTTCGACGAAGCGAAAAACGGTCAGAAAAAAGCGGCTTCCGCTATCTCTGATCTGAAAAAAGAAGCGTCACAGCTTGCAAACGAAAAAGCTGACACTGAAAAAGAACAGAAGCGCATTAAAGAAGAGCAGGCTGCAGCAGCTGCCCTGATCAAAAAACAGGAAGAAGCGCAAAAAGCCTCTGAAGACCAAAACCAAAAAGATGACAGCCAGCCGGCACCTGCGGTTAAAACTGTGAAAAAAGCGGCTGTTTCAACTGAAACATCCGATTCATCTGACAGCTCAAGCAAACCGAGCAATTCAGGCGGATCATCTCATAACAGCGGCGGTTCAGATGATTCTGACGGCGGATCTGTTATCTCAAATTCAGGCGGTATTGAAGGCGCGATCAGCGTAGGATCAAGCCTTGTGGGTCAATCTCCGTACAAATTCGGCGGCGGACGCACACAATCTGATATTAACAACCGTATCTTTGACTGCTCTTCATTTGTACGCTGGGCTTATGCTAACGCAGGCGTTAACCTCGGACCTGTAAGCGGCACAAGCACAGATACGCTAATCGGAAGAGGTGAGGCAGTCAGCGCGTCTGACATGAAACGCGGAGACTTAGTATTCTTCGATACGTATAAAACAAACGGTCACGTCGGCATCTACTTAGGTAATGGGACATTCCTGAACGATAATACATCTCATGGTGTATCCATCGATTCTATGAGCAACCCTTACTGGAAAAAAGTATTCAACGGCAATGTAAGACGTGTCGTGCAATAA
- a CDS encoding tetratricopeptide repeat protein: MGKHTSEHKKHAQIVQLLQDGQYFFHKGLKAYKERNLKRASKLIQRAVHLEPNDSEMLSRLAVIYSEMGHYQQSNELFDFILVNLKEEMPECHYFKANNFAHLGLFQEAYKEAAAYSDADPDGEFSEEIENLMELLDFGEAGENESLYDQDELLIRQDRAKALLESGQLHEAVVMLEEITADYPELWSAYNNLALAYFYSGNVTKAKQTVFEVLEKNEGNLHALCNYLVFCYYEREDEKVGELSERLANVYPILFEQRYKLGATLALVGRHDLGYKWLRSLYKSGFEGDDTFYYWLAASAYGTGRTEFAETIWRKAETEFPESDRPAPWAERQEPLPASLEQRLAAYYISSAQGERHQLEKVLAAKRAATPFEQEFVRLLLSGEKGASGVSRDALFTYRTVKLLEKAEADSLKTDVMSCWVFHVIQHIRAAAAVQNERAWAAAIAYVWKEANGEKTTKKETAAVYGISAATLSKYIRQIDDILE; this comes from the coding sequence GTGGGAAAACACACTTCTGAACATAAAAAGCACGCACAAATTGTCCAGCTGCTTCAGGATGGACAATATTTTTTTCATAAAGGCTTAAAAGCATATAAAGAGCGGAATTTAAAACGGGCCAGCAAACTGATTCAGCGAGCCGTTCATCTCGAACCGAATGATTCCGAAATGCTGTCCCGGCTGGCCGTCATTTATTCTGAAATGGGGCACTACCAGCAGTCAAATGAGCTGTTCGACTTTATTTTGGTGAACCTGAAAGAAGAAATGCCCGAGTGTCATTATTTTAAAGCGAATAATTTCGCGCATTTGGGGCTCTTTCAGGAAGCATACAAAGAAGCGGCGGCTTATTCTGATGCCGATCCGGACGGAGAATTCAGCGAAGAGATTGAAAACCTGATGGAGCTTCTGGATTTCGGCGAAGCGGGTGAAAACGAATCGCTCTATGACCAAGATGAACTGCTGATCAGGCAGGACCGGGCAAAAGCGCTTCTTGAGAGCGGCCAGCTTCATGAAGCGGTTGTCATGCTTGAAGAGATTACAGCCGATTACCCCGAGCTTTGGTCCGCATACAACAACCTGGCGCTCGCTTATTTTTACTCAGGCAATGTAACAAAAGCGAAACAGACGGTATTTGAAGTGCTTGAGAAAAACGAAGGCAATCTCCACGCCCTGTGCAACTACCTTGTATTCTGCTATTACGAGAGGGAAGATGAAAAAGTCGGAGAATTGAGCGAAAGGCTCGCCAATGTGTATCCGATATTATTCGAACAGCGTTACAAGCTGGGGGCGACGCTTGCGCTTGTCGGCAGACATGATCTTGGCTATAAGTGGCTCCGTTCTCTATACAAAAGCGGATTTGAAGGCGACGACACGTTTTATTACTGGCTTGCCGCCTCAGCATACGGGACAGGCCGTACAGAATTTGCCGAAACCATTTGGAGAAAGGCCGAAACTGAATTTCCCGAATCAGACCGCCCCGCGCCTTGGGCGGAGCGGCAGGAACCGCTGCCTGCTTCACTTGAACAGCGGCTCGCCGCCTATTATATCAGCAGCGCTCAAGGAGAGCGGCACCAGCTTGAAAAAGTTCTGGCTGCAAAACGAGCCGCTACGCCGTTTGAACAGGAATTCGTCAGACTGCTGCTTTCCGGTGAAAAAGGCGCTTCAGGCGTCTCCCGTGATGCTTTGTTCACGTATCGGACGGTCAAGCTGCTGGAGAAAGCGGAAGCCGACAGTTTAAAGACTGACGTCATGAGCTGCTGGGTTTTTCACGTTATTCAGCACATCCGCGCTGCTGCTGCCGTACAGAATGAGCGGGCATGGGCCGCAGCCATTGCATACGTATGGAAGGAAGCAAACGGCGAAAAAACGACGAAAAAAGAAACCGCCGCCGTTTACGGTATATCCGCGGCAACACTCTCAAAATACATCAGACAAATAGATGATATATTAGAATAA
- a CDS encoding sensor histidine kinase: MKRILRTAGRIIILLVFTAFLWLAAHLIVQGFGVIWPILLTPFVEQILTLWLVFGLLFLTMFIFSKSARKRHHAIWDSLTATIKQMSSGNFTAAASRKMEKIERDHPVTKLADELSTLAAELSEMEKLKQEFISNVSHEIQTPLTSLKGYAHLLKKPDLSYEERGRYLHIIETETERLSKISENLLKLTALERQTEPIQKKPFRIDKQLRRTILTCEPEWSAKQIEFLIDLQESYVYGDEALLSQVWMNLIHNAVKFTGEGGRISVKITDLPEAAAIEIADNGIGMEPEQAERVFERFYKADKARNAGGSGLGLSIAKKIAELHGGSIEVESKRGEGTLFRVILPADPHETNS; encoded by the coding sequence ATGAAACGGATTCTCAGAACGGCGGGAAGAATCATCATCCTTCTCGTATTCACTGCATTTTTATGGCTTGCTGCCCACTTGATCGTTCAGGGCTTCGGTGTTATATGGCCAATTTTGCTGACGCCGTTCGTCGAGCAAATTCTGACACTTTGGCTTGTGTTCGGCCTGCTGTTTTTAACGATGTTTATTTTTTCAAAGTCAGCGCGTAAACGACATCATGCGATCTGGGATTCGCTCACCGCCACGATCAAGCAAATGTCGAGCGGCAACTTCACCGCGGCCGCTTCCCGGAAAATGGAGAAAATTGAGCGGGATCACCCCGTGACGAAGTTGGCTGATGAACTGTCGACACTCGCCGCGGAACTGAGTGAAATGGAAAAACTGAAACAAGAATTTATTTCAAACGTTTCCCATGAAATTCAAACCCCGCTTACTTCATTAAAGGGCTATGCGCACCTCTTAAAAAAACCGGATTTATCATATGAGGAGCGGGGGCGCTACTTACACATCATCGAGACAGAAACAGAACGATTATCAAAAATCAGTGAAAATCTGCTGAAGCTCACCGCACTCGAACGTCAGACCGAACCGATACAAAAAAAACCGTTCCGCATTGACAAACAGCTGCGGCGCACCATATTGACTTGTGAGCCAGAGTGGTCCGCCAAACAGATTGAGTTTCTCATTGATTTACAGGAGTCGTATGTGTACGGAGATGAAGCGCTGCTCAGCCAAGTCTGGATGAATCTCATTCACAATGCTGTGAAATTTACCGGAGAAGGAGGCCGCATATCCGTTAAAATTACAGATTTGCCGGAGGCTGCGGCCATCGAAATCGCCGACAACGGAATCGGAATGGAGCCTGAGCAGGCAGAGCGCGTATTTGAACGGTTTTATAAAGCGGATAAAGCGAGAAACGCGGGGGGAAGCGGGCTCGGCCTGTCCATCGCCAAAAAAATCGCTGAGCTGCACGGCGGTTCGATAGAGGTTGAAAGCAAGCGCGGCGAAGGAACCCTTTTCCGCGTCATTCTTCCTGCCGACCCTCATGAAACAAACAGCTAA